One Robbsia sp. KACC 23696 DNA segment encodes these proteins:
- a CDS encoding EAL domain-containing protein: MLVGSYDTLLVLFSVLVAMLASYTALDLVGRISTAGKNAAQWWLVGGAGAMGFGVWSMHFIGMLAFSLPHIEMGFDAHLTLLSLLIAFSASLFALWLASRARMGWSTMTAGALLMGGGIAAMHYTGIAAMKMTPGIVWRPNLVALSVVIAVVASGAGLQLAFRLRGIGQHVRYYRIGAAVVMGLAIVCMHYVGMLAAEFPIGSVCGAARAGFNSNALALPILVVTVAVLAVALITSILDMRLEINTAMLSSSLAEANQELSRLALHDTLTRLPNRLLLMDRLEQAIESATAARGKFTVMFLDLDGFKAVNDTFGHHLGDQLLVQVSERIRQHVHAEDTCARLGGDEFVLLAKVAGAADAATIAERLVNVLEDPFVVSGHHLTVSASIGIALYPGDGVVPADLVKSADIAMYHAKSAGRNQACFFEGSMHTDNASHLTLLHDLRLARKRNEFVLHYQPKFRAPNGPMIGAEALLRWDHPTRGRIAPDEFIPLAERSGLIIGIGEWVLDEACRQLSEWQRNAKTDAGRELTMAVNISTAQFNHPRFIEMITQSIDKHGIEPRTLTLEITESTAMQDVEANLAILNQLNDLGVRISIDDFGTGYSSLLYLKRMPASELKIDRGFVMNLENSSEDAAIVSAIVALGDTLKLNIVAEGVETDEQQALLTRLGCDLLQGFLLGKPMEAAGFAELI; encoded by the coding sequence ATGCTCGTTGGCAGTTACGACACGCTGCTTGTCTTGTTCTCGGTGCTTGTCGCCATGCTGGCATCGTACACTGCACTCGACCTCGTCGGGCGCATCAGCACGGCCGGCAAAAACGCCGCGCAATGGTGGCTCGTCGGCGGTGCCGGCGCGATGGGTTTCGGCGTCTGGTCGATGCATTTCATCGGCATGCTCGCCTTCTCCCTGCCGCATATCGAGATGGGATTCGACGCCCACTTGACGCTGCTGTCGCTCCTTATCGCTTTCTCCGCGTCCCTGTTCGCGTTGTGGCTCGCCAGCCGCGCGCGAATGGGGTGGTCGACCATGACGGCCGGCGCCTTGCTGATGGGCGGCGGGATTGCCGCCATGCATTACACCGGCATTGCGGCGATGAAGATGACGCCAGGCATCGTCTGGCGCCCGAACCTGGTGGCGCTCTCGGTCGTGATTGCCGTGGTGGCATCGGGCGCGGGGCTGCAACTGGCGTTCCGCCTGCGCGGCATCGGTCAGCATGTGCGCTATTACCGGATCGGTGCGGCGGTCGTGATGGGGCTGGCGATCGTCTGCATGCATTACGTCGGTATGCTGGCGGCGGAATTCCCCATCGGTTCGGTGTGCGGTGCGGCACGCGCCGGTTTCAATTCGAACGCGCTGGCGCTGCCGATCCTGGTGGTGACCGTCGCGGTGCTGGCCGTTGCACTGATCACGTCGATCCTCGATATGCGGCTCGAAATCAACACGGCGATGCTGTCGTCGTCGCTGGCCGAAGCGAATCAGGAGCTTTCGCGTCTGGCATTGCACGATACGCTGACGCGGCTGCCGAATCGCCTGCTGTTGATGGATCGCCTGGAGCAGGCGATCGAGAGCGCCACGGCCGCGCGCGGAAAATTCACGGTGATGTTCCTCGATCTCGATGGCTTCAAGGCCGTCAACGATACGTTCGGCCATCACCTCGGCGACCAGTTGCTGGTGCAGGTGTCCGAGCGGATCCGCCAACACGTCCATGCCGAGGATACCTGCGCGCGGCTCGGCGGCGACGAGTTCGTGCTGCTTGCAAAAGTGGCTGGCGCAGCCGACGCGGCCACGATCGCCGAACGTCTGGTCAATGTGCTGGAAGATCCCTTTGTCGTCTCCGGGCATCATCTGACGGTGTCGGCGAGTATCGGCATCGCGCTGTATCCGGGCGATGGCGTGGTACCGGCCGATCTCGTGAAGAGCGCGGATATCGCGATGTATCACGCGAAATCGGCGGGGCGCAATCAAGCCTGTTTCTTCGAAGGCTCGATGCATACCGATAACGCCAGCCATCTCACTTTGTTGCACGACTTGCGGCTGGCGCGCAAGCGCAATGAATTCGTCCTGCATTATCAGCCCAAGTTCCGCGCGCCGAACGGACCGATGATCGGCGCCGAGGCTTTGTTGCGCTGGGACCATCCGACGCGGGGCCGCATCGCACCGGACGAATTCATTCCGCTCGCCGAACGCAGCGGGCTGATCATCGGCATCGGCGAATGGGTCCTCGACGAGGCGTGCCGGCAATTGTCGGAATGGCAGCGCAACGCGAAGACCGATGCCGGTCGCGAGTTGACGATGGCCGTGAACATCTCGACGGCGCAGTTCAACCATCCGCGCTTTATCGAGATGATCACCCAGTCGATCGACAAGCACGGCATCGAACCGCGCACGTTGACGCTGGAGATCACCGAGTCGACGGCAATGCAAGACGTCGAGGCGAATCTGGCGATTCTGAACCAGCTCAACGACCTCGGCGTGCGCATCTCGATCGACGATTTCGGCACTGGCTATTCGAGCCTGCTGTACTTGAAACGGATGCCGGCGAGCGAGTTGAAGATCGATCGCGGCTTCGTGATGAATCTCGAAAACAGCAGCGAAGACGCGGCGATCGTGTCCGCCATCGTCGCGCTGGGCGATACGCTGAAATTGAATATCGTTGCCGAGGGCGTGGAGACGGACGAGCAGCAAGCGC
- a CDS encoding ATP-binding protein, whose product MNAPSESAISSRDQADTTRDVLAAETEPVIEPDRNFRGIRMAFLTLLIAAMVLPLMYVGVAAVIDLNQRRDEARATTSRVARIAEEHAIKVFDLNESLDERILDLLGETSDASITRQGRALQQRLAKLGGGYPQVAAIGVLNGTGRMLVNSAGYPPATSDFRDRLDYSAIDQAATLWVSPTMVGAMTGKPIFSTSSARRDANGKLTGVVAVSLKAEYFSDFYKDLVGTDQSMTVGLARIDGVVLVRYPSGLPAGAPRDGSGVGHLNRPFHALSALLRGLGADENGHSSYDDNDSTTSGEVTLSADGDQSVISYRRVAGYPVYVFSSYPTSALISAWLSHVGLLAAGVFVPCLVLWTVILIALLRLRTEERAWLSWRSESVTRRSVEAAFRQARRTEALGNLVGSVAHDFNNLLMTMSSNAQVLRRRGVPPPSAPDDTRAGESSPELAAIERAIRNGKQLTRQLLGVARKQPQRIETLVLQTWLAHATPLLNGALHAEVRLVLQIAPDVWPIDVDAGELELALLNVTANARDAMAYPAGGTPRPGSTMTIEVENMRFSTSQSYGHAGDYVRISVADTGVGMPADVLRRAFEPLYTTKPQGMGTGLGLPQVASFCEQAGGTATIESEIGRGTIVRFYLPRSQARAPSAAPHQTQAVSDVAAEGGPPAADTPAPMRAPVAPTVHESVDRTPSTAASGVASWRAMAAPASSAASSKSGAKGAQGVPSETATGQERGIAILLVEDNPEVAAGTEALLDVMGHRVQWVDNADTALTLLMAVRDSAADGFDMVLSDIHMPGTMNGIDLALTLRDVLPVLPIVLVTGYASEIERAKQAEIPVLAKPFDVEVLESLIQDVAERPLAGLRA is encoded by the coding sequence TTGAACGCCCCCTCCGAATCCGCGATCAGCTCGCGAGACCAAGCTGATACGACGCGTGACGTCCTGGCTGCGGAAACCGAGCCGGTCATCGAGCCGGACCGCAACTTTCGCGGCATCCGGATGGCGTTTCTCACGCTGCTGATTGCCGCGATGGTCCTGCCGTTGATGTATGTCGGCGTGGCGGCGGTCATCGACCTGAACCAGCGCCGGGATGAGGCGCGGGCGACAACCAGCCGTGTGGCGCGCATCGCCGAAGAGCATGCGATCAAGGTATTCGACCTGAACGAGAGTCTCGACGAGCGCATTCTGGATCTGCTCGGCGAGACGTCCGATGCGTCGATTACCCGTCAAGGTCGCGCGCTGCAGCAGCGCCTCGCCAAATTGGGTGGCGGCTATCCGCAGGTTGCCGCCATCGGCGTGCTAAATGGCACTGGGCGCATGTTGGTGAACAGTGCCGGCTATCCGCCGGCGACAAGCGACTTCCGCGATCGATTGGACTATTCCGCGATCGATCAGGCCGCCACGTTATGGGTCTCGCCGACGATGGTGGGTGCGATGACCGGCAAGCCGATCTTCTCGACCAGCTCCGCGCGTCGTGACGCCAATGGCAAGCTGACAGGCGTGGTCGCCGTCTCGCTGAAAGCCGAGTATTTCAGTGACTTCTACAAGGATCTGGTCGGTACCGATCAATCGATGACCGTCGGTCTGGCGCGGATCGACGGTGTCGTGCTGGTGCGCTATCCGTCCGGTCTGCCGGCCGGCGCGCCGCGCGACGGCAGTGGTGTCGGTCACTTGAACCGACCCTTCCATGCGCTGTCCGCCTTGCTGCGCGGCCTGGGGGCCGACGAGAACGGTCACAGCAGCTATGACGATAACGACAGCACCACGAGCGGCGAAGTGACGCTGAGCGCAGACGGCGACCAGAGCGTGATCTCGTATCGCCGCGTTGCCGGTTATCCGGTGTACGTGTTCTCCAGCTATCCGACATCGGCATTGATTTCTGCCTGGTTGTCCCATGTGGGACTGCTGGCGGCGGGCGTGTTCGTGCCATGCCTGGTGCTGTGGACCGTGATCCTGATCGCTTTGCTGCGGCTGCGAACCGAGGAACGTGCCTGGCTTTCCTGGCGGTCGGAGTCCGTTACGCGTCGTTCGGTCGAAGCGGCGTTCCGGCAGGCGCGGCGCACGGAAGCGCTGGGCAATCTGGTCGGCAGCGTCGCGCACGACTTCAATAATCTGCTGATGACGATGTCGTCGAATGCCCAGGTGCTGCGTCGGCGCGGCGTACCGCCGCCGTCGGCGCCGGACGATACCCGTGCCGGGGAAAGCAGCCCGGAGTTGGCCGCGATCGAGCGGGCGATTCGCAACGGCAAACAATTGACAAGGCAATTATTGGGCGTTGCGCGTAAGCAGCCGCAACGCATCGAGACGTTGGTGCTGCAGACCTGGCTTGCCCATGCCACGCCGCTGTTGAACGGCGCGCTGCACGCGGAAGTGCGTCTGGTGTTGCAGATCGCCCCCGATGTCTGGCCGATCGATGTCGATGCCGGCGAGTTGGAATTGGCGTTGTTGAACGTTACGGCGAACGCGCGCGATGCGATGGCCTACCCGGCGGGCGGCACGCCCCGGCCCGGCAGCACGATGACCATCGAGGTCGAGAATATGCGCTTCAGCACGAGCCAGTCGTACGGCCATGCGGGCGACTATGTGCGGATTTCGGTTGCCGATACCGGTGTCGGCATGCCGGCCGACGTCCTGCGACGGGCGTTCGAACCGCTGTACACGACCAAGCCGCAAGGCATGGGGACCGGATTGGGCTTGCCGCAGGTGGCGAGCTTCTGCGAACAGGCCGGAGGGACGGCCACGATCGAAAGCGAGATAGGACGGGGCACGATCGTACGCTTCTATCTGCCGCGCTCCCAAGCGCGCGCTCCATCAGCGGCGCCGCATCAGACGCAGGCAGTGTCCGATGTGGCGGCCGAGGGCGGTCCGCCGGCTGCCGATACGCCCGCGCCGATGCGCGCACCGGTCGCGCCGACCGTGCATGAGTCGGTCGATCGGACGCCTTCGACGGCGGCGTCCGGTGTCGCGTCCTGGCGCGCCATGGCGGCGCCGGCGTCTTCTGCTGCATCGTCGAAGTCCGGGGCGAAAGGCGCGCAGGGCGTGCCGTCCGAGACGGCAACCGGCCAGGAACGGGGCATTGCCATCCTGCTGGTCGAGGACAATCCGGAAGTGGCGGCCGGGACCGAGGCATTGCTCGATGTCATGGGGCACCGCGTCCAATGGGTCGACAATGCCGACACCGCCTTGACCTTGCTGATGGCCGTGCGCGATAGCGCGGCAGACGGCTTCGATATGGTGCTGTCGGACATCCACATGCCGGGCACGATGAATGGCATCGATCTGGCGCTGACGCTGCGCGACGTGCTGCCGGTGCTGCCGATCGTGCTCGTGACCGGCTATGCGTCGGAGATCGAACGCGCCAAGCAGGCCGAGATCCCGGTGCTGGCCAAGCCGTTCGATGTCGAGGTGCTGGAATCCTTGATCCAGGATGTCGCGGAGCGACCGCTGGCGGGGCTGCGTGCCTGA